The DNA window GTTATTCCGCTGTTAATCAGGACTTCAGAGGGATACTGGTGTTGGACATTCTGGGCGTGGGCATTGCCAAGGAAAAGGGTGAGAAGTAAGGCTGGAAGCAGTAACTTGCGCATGTATACCTCAGTTTAGCGATGGAAGTAGATTAAGAAAGATACGATAACCAGGACGGGTTGGCAAGTCTCTTTGGTGGTGAGTGGCATCAGAGTAGGCTTACTTGGCCATTGCTGCGAACAAGCTGGAAGTGTTCCGGGCTGTTGTGGCAGAAATATTGCCACTGGAAAACATTCTACCGATTAATCTACTGCCAGCTGGTTATATGCATTGATAATAGTACTTTATATCGGTGGTAATTTTGCCATTTACATAAACGCCATTTATGCTTTGCAAATGCCGCAAAACTATATTGCCATAACACTGGCGCCTTGCTATGGTACTCAAAGGATTGCTTTGCAGGGTGGAAACCCGTCTAGGCTGCACTTGCTTGTAGCTATGTGAAATCGACTCTTTTGCGGGGGGTCGGTGCATATCGTGATGTTTTTTTATTTTTGGAGTACCATGTATGAAGGCTTTTACCGACGCACTTTTTTCCATGCGGACCATGTTAGTTCTGCTTTTTTTCACTTCCGTTGCATGTGCTATTGCAACTTTTATTGAAAATGACTTCGGCCCGGAAACGGCTCGTGCACTGGTTTACAATACTCGCTGGTTTGAGGCGCTCTACGCCTGGATGATGGTGGGGTTCTTTGCCAATATCCAACGCTATCGGATGCTGCGCCCATCCAAGATTTTTTCGTTTATGATTCACATCTCCCTGGTGGTTATCCTGGTTGGTGCCACGATTACCCGTTACTTCGGGTACGAAGGTATGATGCACATTCGTGAGGGGGAGATCGCTGACTATATTCTTTCTACCGACACCTATGTCCAGCTGGAAGTCCAGGGCGAAGAAATTGACTGGCCAGTGTTGGTGGCGGACATGGGTACCAACCGCTTTACTTTCACTACAGACATTGATGGTCAACGCTTTGCCGTGAGTTACGTCGACCATCGCGCGGGGCGCAACAAGCAAATGACGGTTGATGTCTCCTACGGCAATGAAGAGAAACAAGTTATGCTTATTGGTGGGCAAGGTATTCAGGGTATTCCGGTGGATCTGGAAATTGGCGGCCTGGAAGCGACCTTGACCTACGGCGCCAAAGTGCTGGAGTTGCCCTTTGGTCTGAGGCTGGACAATTTTGCCCTTGATCGTTATCCCGGTTCCAACTCACCAGCATCTTACTCCAGCTACGTAACCATCATTGATGAGGAGATGGGCATTGAAGAGCCCTACCATATATTTATGAACAACATACTTATTCATCGTGGCTTCCGCTTCTATCAGTCGTCCTATGATACTGATGAGCGGGGAACCTACCTGTCTGTTTCCATGGACCCTGGCAAGCTGCCCACCTATATCGGATACTTTTTCCTGACTGTAGGGCTTGTGGTGAGTCTCTTTATGCCACAAGGTCGCTGTCGCATCCTGCTACGTCAGCTTTCAACAGCCAAAAAGAAGCCAACAGCTCCTGCTGTAGCTTCATCAATGGTGGCTCTGATGGCAGCGGGCTTGATGCTGGCAACTCCTGGTACGGCTTCTGCGTTCCCGGAGTACGCTGAGCAGGGCTCAAGGGATGATGCCCAGCAACAACAGCAACAGGAACAGCAGCAAGCCATAGGTGAAGATCAGCTGCAGCAGCCTCCCGCTGGTGAGTCAGCCGCGCAACCACGCCAGCAGCGTCAGCCTCGGTTGCCTATTCCCGATGATTACGACTTGCGCCATGCCGAGAAGTTTGGACGCATGCTGGTGCTGGATACTGCTATTGGCCGTATCAAGCCTATGGATACCTATAGCAACGAGCTGCTTTACAAGATTGCTCGTACCGTCTCCCTGGAGGGCTTTACGCCTAATCAGATTGTCCTTGGCATGATGACCAACCCATTCTCCTGGCAGTTTGTAGATATGATTCGGGTGGAGCACCCACAGCTTCGGCGTATACTGGAAATTCGCGATGACGATCAACGTCGTATTCCTTTTGTAAACTTTTTTGATGAGCAAGGCAGCTATCGTCTGACCCAGTATGTGGAAGCGGCTTACCAGAAAGATCCGGCTTATCGCAATACCTTTGATCGTGCCATTGTTACAGTGGATGAGCGGGTCAGTATTGCCTATATGATGTATGCCGGATTAATCTGGAACTTCTTCCCCCGCGCCGATGGAGTCGATACCAACCGCTGGTATACCCTCACCGAGGCGATGGAGACCTTTCCGGAGGAGAATCGTCGCCAGGTTATGCGTATGTACGGCAATTACTTTACCGCCGTTGAGCGGGGGCTTGAGACCGGGAACTGGTCAGACGCCAACCGCTTTATCGAGGATATTAAGCAGTATCAGCGAGCAAACGACACCACCGCTGCCATGCCCAGCGAGGCCAAGGTCAAGGCAGAGCTGATTCTCAACAAGTACAGCATCTTCAAGAATCTCATGCCCTACTTCCTGCTGGTAGGTTTGACCTTCCTGGCTGGTGCCTTCCTGCGTATGTTCATTCCCGTTGCATCCACCAAGAGCAAGAAGCATCAGAGTTTGCTTGACCGACACTACCCCCTGTTTCACAAGATCATGCTGGCTCTGGTAGCCATTGGCTTTGTCATCTTTACCATTGGTCTGGGTCTGCGCTGGTATGTGTCAGGTCACGCACCCATGAGTAATGCCTACGAATCAATGATTTATATAGCTTGGTCGGCGGTGCTGGCGGGTCTGGTCTTCAATCGCAGCCAGCACGCGGCTGCCCCTGCGGCTGCAGTGATGGGCGCTATCTCCCTGATGGTAGCTCACTTGAGCAATATGAACCCTCAGATCACCAACCTGGTGCCAGTCCTGCAGTCGTACTGGCTCGTCTACCATGTGGCGGTTATTACCGCCAGTTACGGTTTCTTTGCCCTGAGTCTGCTGCTGGGCATGCTGGTGCTAATCCTCTATGCCTTCCGTTCACCCAAGCGGCCACACCTTGACACCTCTATCAAGGATATGATGATTATTAATCGCGTATCCATGATTGTTGGCCTGGGCCTCTTTACCATCGGTAACTTCTTGGGAGCCGTTTGGGCCAATGAGTCCTGGGGTCGCTATTGGGGCTGGGACCCCAAGGAAACCTGGTCGCTGATCATCATTCTGATCTACGTCCTGGTAATCCACATGGACCTCATCCCCAAGCTCAAAAACAAGCTCTACTGGATTGCGGTGGGTTCCATACTCTCATTCTCAACTGTGCTGATGACCTACTTCGGGGTAAACTTCTACCTCTCCGGTCTGCACTCTTATGCCGGCGGTGACCCCATGCCTGTGCCCGTCTGGGTTTACTACTGCCTTGTTGTTATTGTTGCGCTTATAGCCATTTCGTTTTGGAAACGGGAGACCAAGCTGCCCATGGCAGCCAGCGAAGTCAAGGATGAGGCGTAATGGAATTTGTTCCCAAGTGGATTGCCTGGGAGAGTACCGAGCGCTGTAATCTCTCTTGCATACACTGTCGCTGCTCATCGGACATGGAGAAGGATCTGTTTCATCTGGATACGCAGCGGGCGCTGCAGCTGGTGGATCGCATTGCCGAGTTGTGTCAGCCGGTATTTGTGCTCAGTGGCGGTGAGCCCCTGATGCGTGAGGATATCTTCGACATTGCTCGTTACGCCGATGGCAAAGGGTTTCGGGTTTGCATGGCTACTAACGGCGCCCTGCTCACGGACGATATCTGCGAGCAGATGAAGCAGACCAATATCCGTATGGTTTCACTGAGTCTCGATGGTTCCTCGGCGGAAGTTCACGACAACTTCCGCCAGGTACCTGGCTCTTTTGATGCCGTTATGCGAGCAGCGGAACTGCTGAACCAGCATCAAATTCCCTTCCTCATCAATTCTTCCTTTACGCAGCGTAATCAGGAGGATATTGCCGCAACCTTTCGCCTGGCGAAGGGGTTGGGTGCCCGCGCCTGGTACATGTTCATGATTGTGCCGACCGGGCGCGGTGAGGATGTGATGGCAGAGTTGGTCAAACCTGAAGACTATAACGAAATATTGCGCTGGCACTACGAGCAGGAGAAACAGGAGGACAAAATCCTCATGCGACCCACCTGTGCGCCTCACTACTATCGCATGGTGCCGCAGCTCAACAAGCAGAGTGATGACAAGCTGGAGCGACGTTCCCTGACCTTCTCTACCGGCGGTGCCAAAGGCTGTATTGCAGCTCAATCGATCTGCTTTATTGATGCCCGGGGCAATGTCAAGCCTTGCAGCTATCTGCCTCTGACTGCGGGCAATATATTGGAGACGCCTTTTAAGGCCATATGGGAAGAGTCGCAGCTCTTTCAGGATATGCGCGACTTCAAGGCTTATAAAGGTCGTTGTGGAGCCTGTGAGTATGTGAACGTCTGTGGTGGGTGCCGCGCCAGGGCTTACAGTGTAACCGGCGACTATATGGAAGAGGAGCCCTTTTGCGACTATGTGCCTCTAAGTATGGGGCACTCGAGTTGATATGATTTTTGCTAACACGAGAAGTTTTTTCAGTAGAACCATGATGGATTCGCAGTGATTCCTTATGGGAAGAGTTTAAGCATCCCCAAGTAACACGAAAGGTATAAGTGATATGGCAAATTATGATTTTATAAAAGCTTGTTATGGAGATCCCGTTAGCCGAACTCCCGTATGGTTCATGCGACAGGCAGGTCGCTACCTGCCCGAATACCGTGCGGTACGTAAAAATTACTCATTCCTGGAGATGTGCAAGAAACCAGAAGTTGCCTGTGAGGTAACTATTCAGCCAATTGACATCATAGGAACCGATGCGGCCATCATGTTCTCCGATATCCTGGTGCCCTTTGAACCTATGGGTTTGGATCTGGATTTCAATCCGGCACCGGTCATCGCCAATCCCATACGCAGCCGGGAACAGGTGGACAGCTTGCGCCTGGATGCCGCCGAAGAGGTAGGCTTTGTTTATGATGCTATTAAGCTGATTAAAAGAGAGCTGGAGAGCCGTCAGGTCCCCCTTATCGGTTTCTGTGGCGCCCCTTTTACCTTGGCTTGCTATGCCGTTGAAGGAAGCGGAAGCAAAAACTACCCCACCCTGAAAGAGATGATGTACAGTGATCCGGCACTGTTCTCCGACCTGATGCGTGCCTTTGTTGTAGTGCAGGTTGACTACCTCAATCGCCAGATTGATGCTGGCGTTGATGCGCTGCAGATTTTTGATTCCTGGGGAGGGATCCTCAGTCGTGAGGACTATGACCATTTTGTTTTGCCCCATATGAAGAGCCTGTTCAGCCAGCTCAAGCGCACAGTGCCGATAATCTTTTTTATTGGGAACAATGCCCACTTGCTGGAATCCCAGGAATCTACAGGTGCCGATGTCATGGGTCTTGACTGGCGCATTCCAGTAGATGCAGCACGTCAAAGATTGGGTAACACTCCAGTACAGGGGAACTTGGACCCTACCCTGCTTTTTGCCGAGCCACAGCTATTGGAAAAGCGCGTGATCGATATTCTTCGTCGCAATGGCAATAAGCCTGGCTTTATATTCAACCTGGGCCACGGTATTACTCCCAAAACTCCGGTTGACAATGTCAAACTGGTAGTCGAGTTGGTCCACCAATACCCTGTGGGAGAGTGATCGTGAGAGAGGGCAGAGGGGTCCCGTTATGATGGTGACCATACTGCAGCATGCCAGTTTCGTGGCTTATGTGCTCTCAAGCATCTTCTTTTTTCGCTATATATCAAAAGATAGTGAGCGTACAGTAGCTTTGGCCTATGGAACTGCTATTGCTGGGCTGATCTTTCAAGTTTTCCCCATGGCGGTGATTATTCGAGAAGCGGGCTACTTTCCATTGGAAAACCCGCTTCTTATGCTCTCTCTCTTTTCCGTATGTATTCTGTGTATTTTTCTGGCCATTTCGCTGCGGCATCGATTTGCCATTTCCGGAACCTTTGTCATGCCCCTGGTTTGTTTTGCCGCAGCGGGGCAGTTGGTGGCGAGCGCTCCAAGCCTGAGTTTGCCTGAACCACTGCGATCCTGGATGTTTACCATGCACATAATGCTGGTGACACTGGCTTTTTCTTTCTTTTTCCTTTGCGCCTCTACTGCCGTATTTTATTTGATCATGGAAAACCAGCTCAAAGGTAAGCGCCAAGGCGCCCTTTTTCACCGTATCCCCAGTGTGCTTTCACTGGTGCGCATTAAAGCAAGTATGCTGTTGTGGGGGTTTGCCTCCTACACTCTGGCGCTTGTGGTCTCTCTCTATTGGAGCTTGCAGATCTACGGTGTTGCGGTATTGCCAGGTGATCCGAAAGTTCTTGTATCCGTAGCTACCTGGGCGCTGTATGGCGGGTTGCTACTGGCAACTCGCCTGGGGGTAATGGATCCACGCCAGTCAGCTTATGCCGTAATTGGTTCACTGGTATTAGTGGTATTGGCGCTCTTTGGAGTGGGTCACATATTTCCGCGGGATCAGCTATGACACTGGCAGCGTTCAGTTTTAGCTATAAATCAGTGCCCGTTGAGCTTCGCGAGCAACTGGCTTTTACTGCGGAGCAGTTGAGGCAAATGTACCTGAACTCTTTAGCTTTAGGCTTCTCTGAGTTGGTTGTAGTCTCCACCTGTAATCGGGTGGAGTGGTATGGCATTACCTGTAACACTCAGCAGACGATGTTTGACCTTTATGGTTTTCTAAGCCACACGACGGGTATTGATCGTCATCAATTGGAAGATCTGGGGCATCTTTTTACCGATCAGGAAGCGGTTGACC is part of the Desulfurispira natronophila genome and encodes:
- the hemE gene encoding uroporphyrinogen decarboxylase, which gives rise to MANYDFIKACYGDPVSRTPVWFMRQAGRYLPEYRAVRKNYSFLEMCKKPEVACEVTIQPIDIIGTDAAIMFSDILVPFEPMGLDLDFNPAPVIANPIRSREQVDSLRLDAAEEVGFVYDAIKLIKRELESRQVPLIGFCGAPFTLACYAVEGSGSKNYPTLKEMMYSDPALFSDLMRAFVVVQVDYLNRQIDAGVDALQIFDSWGGILSREDYDHFVLPHMKSLFSQLKRTVPIIFFIGNNAHLLESQESTGADVMGLDWRIPVDAARQRLGNTPVQGNLDPTLLFAEPQLLEKRVIDILRRNGNKPGFIFNLGHGITPKTPVDNVKLVVELVHQYPVGE
- the ccsA gene encoding cytochrome c biogenesis protein CcsA, with protein sequence MKAFTDALFSMRTMLVLLFFTSVACAIATFIENDFGPETARALVYNTRWFEALYAWMMVGFFANIQRYRMLRPSKIFSFMIHISLVVILVGATITRYFGYEGMMHIREGEIADYILSTDTYVQLEVQGEEIDWPVLVADMGTNRFTFTTDIDGQRFAVSYVDHRAGRNKQMTVDVSYGNEEKQVMLIGGQGIQGIPVDLEIGGLEATLTYGAKVLELPFGLRLDNFALDRYPGSNSPASYSSYVTIIDEEMGIEEPYHIFMNNILIHRGFRFYQSSYDTDERGTYLSVSMDPGKLPTYIGYFFLTVGLVVSLFMPQGRCRILLRQLSTAKKKPTAPAVASSMVALMAAGLMLATPGTASAFPEYAEQGSRDDAQQQQQQEQQQAIGEDQLQQPPAGESAAQPRQQRQPRLPIPDDYDLRHAEKFGRMLVLDTAIGRIKPMDTYSNELLYKIARTVSLEGFTPNQIVLGMMTNPFSWQFVDMIRVEHPQLRRILEIRDDDQRRIPFVNFFDEQGSYRLTQYVEAAYQKDPAYRNTFDRAIVTVDERVSIAYMMYAGLIWNFFPRADGVDTNRWYTLTEAMETFPEENRRQVMRMYGNYFTAVERGLETGNWSDANRFIEDIKQYQRANDTTAAMPSEAKVKAELILNKYSIFKNLMPYFLLVGLTFLAGAFLRMFIPVASTKSKKHQSLLDRHYPLFHKIMLALVAIGFVIFTIGLGLRWYVSGHAPMSNAYESMIYIAWSAVLAGLVFNRSQHAAAPAAAVMGAISLMVAHLSNMNPQITNLVPVLQSYWLVYHVAVITASYGFFALSLLLGMLVLILYAFRSPKRPHLDTSIKDMMIINRVSMIVGLGLFTIGNFLGAVWANESWGRYWGWDPKETWSLIIILIYVLVIHMDLIPKLKNKLYWIAVGSILSFSTVLMTYFGVNFYLSGLHSYAGGDPMPVPVWVYYCLVVIVALIAISFWKRETKLPMAASEVKDEA
- a CDS encoding radical SAM/SPASM domain-containing protein, with translation MEFVPKWIAWESTERCNLSCIHCRCSSDMEKDLFHLDTQRALQLVDRIAELCQPVFVLSGGEPLMREDIFDIARYADGKGFRVCMATNGALLTDDICEQMKQTNIRMVSLSLDGSSAEVHDNFRQVPGSFDAVMRAAELLNQHQIPFLINSSFTQRNQEDIAATFRLAKGLGARAWYMFMIVPTGRGEDVMAELVKPEDYNEILRWHYEQEKQEDKILMRPTCAPHYYRMVPQLNKQSDDKLERRSLTFSTGGAKGCIAAQSICFIDARGNVKPCSYLPLTAGNILETPFKAIWEESQLFQDMRDFKAYKGRCGACEYVNVCGGCRARAYSVTGDYMEEEPFCDYVPLSMGHSS
- a CDS encoding cytochrome C assembly family protein, whose protein sequence is MMVTILQHASFVAYVLSSIFFFRYISKDSERTVALAYGTAIAGLIFQVFPMAVIIREAGYFPLENPLLMLSLFSVCILCIFLAISLRHRFAISGTFVMPLVCFAAAGQLVASAPSLSLPEPLRSWMFTMHIMLVTLAFSFFFLCASTAVFYLIMENQLKGKRQGALFHRIPSVLSLVRIKASMLLWGFASYTLALVVSLYWSLQIYGVAVLPGDPKVLVSVATWALYGGLLLATRLGVMDPRQSAYAVIGSLVLVVLALFGVGHIFPRDQL